CAAGATCAGAAAATGTTACCAAAGGAAATGTCGTTTCCGCTGTAAGAGCCTTGGATAATTGGGGTGCTGTTACACTCCGTCCATATTGCGCCCCGACTAGTCCGATCAACCCCGCAAGTCAAGGAAATCACGGATTTTGTCCCTGTTCGGCACAAAATATGGGGTATTTGTGGCAAAAACAGTTAATTCTGTCGTATTATGAATAGGTTCGAAAGCGCGGCTGATCACAGGCGTATTGTGGTTGAGGCTGCCCGCGATTTCAACGTCGAGCTTCCATTGCCATTATCAAAGATAGTTGCTTAGCTGCTCGCCGGCGGTCAGGAACCTCTGGGGATTGACCGCAACATTGTTGAGCCGGATTTCATAGTGAAGATGTGGTCCGGTTGAGCGGCCGGTGCTTCCGGCTGCACCGATGCGATCTCCCGCCTCGACCGTCTCGCCGACTTTGACTTGGATGCGCGAAAGGTGCGCGTATCGCGTTGTGATGCCATTGCCGTGATCAATCTCGATCATCTTGCCATAGCCGCCCTTGCGTCCTGCCTTCACAACCTTGCCGTTTCCGGTGGAAAATATGCTCTGGCCATAGGGCGTCTTGAAATCGATCCCGGCATGATGTGCGAGGCGCTTGAAAAACGGATCCTTGCGCTTGCCGAATCGGCTGCTTACCGGATGGTTCGGGACAGGGTGGGCAACAGGCACCTGACGTGCCAATGATTTGGCCTGTTCCAGCGTTTCAAGAGCATCGCCAAGATGGTTCAGAGAACTGTCAAAAGCCGATGGCTTTTCAGCGCTGATGAAAGGCCCGCCAACTGCATTTTGAAGATTGGCAGGTATGCCGGTCTGTAGAAGGATGGACCGGATCGTTTCGGCATTCTGGTAGGCATTGGATGTGAGTACCTGAACTTTTTTGAACTGCTCCTGTTCAATTGTATTCAAGGTGCCGATGACGTTGTCGAATATTGTCTCGGCCTGCCGGGCGGGCGGGGCAGCGAAGGCGAGTTTGCCGGTGCGGATTTGCGTGTCCTCGACAGCCGGCTCCAGACGGGCGCTCTTGCCTTCTACGGGCGTATCAGCGCGGCGGAGTGGCTTCGCAACGTCAGCCTGATCGGGGCGTGCCGTCGGCACGGGGATTTGTTCAGGAACGAATTCCACGATTTCGGCACGTTTAAGCAGCATATCGAGACGCCCGTGTCGGGTGCTCAGCATGGCCTGCTGCTCCAGGAGCCGGGTCATCTTGTCGTCCATCAGCTGCTGATCGAGGAGTTGCCGGCTTGTGATCCGGTCAACCTGGGACCGCAGGGATGCAATCCTGTCTTCGTAGGCGTGCTGCATATGAGCCTGGCGGGCCATGGCCGCGCCAATAAGATCATCGCGCAGAACCAGATAGGTCGTACCGAGAAGATAACCGATGGCGAAGACTGCCAGTACGCTTGCCGTTACGCCAAGCATCCAGGGCCGAACGGTCCAATGCCGGATTTGATCGCCGCTGGCCAGAATGATCGTGTGCTGTTTGGTGCGTTTGCCAAAAACGCGGCCGACTGAACTTTGCGACACAATTACCCCCGCGATGCCGTCTTTACTACGACGCCATTACACTGCGTTAAGGTTAATAAAGGCTTGAGTTGGTGGCTTTATGAGGCGTTTGTTGATGTCAGATTCCGGTAAAATGACGGTGTGAGCCCGGCCTCTGCCCGGGCTACGTCATTAAAGGGCGCTTTCAACTGCCCACGGAAATTGGCCCGGACCAGTTTTTTGAAGGTTTCCTCCGGATTTTTTCTTTGCCGATGGCACAGAAAACGGAACCATTTCGCGCCGACGGCGACATGTTTCTTTTCGTCGTTGTAGATGATGTCCAAAATGGCCGCGCTTTCCGTGTCGCCGGTCTGGACCATCTTAGCCTGTAGAGGCGGCGTGACATCCAGCCCGCGCGCCTCCAGTATGAGGGGAACCACTGCAAGCCTTGCGTTCAGATCGTTGCGTGTATCATGCGCAGCCTGCCACAGGCCGTCATGTGCCGGCAGGTCGCCGTAATCGGCACCAAGAGCGCGTAAACGGGCCCTGATCAGATTGAAGTGTTTGGCCTCTTCATAGGCGACCTGCATCCAGCCATCGAAGAAGGTAAGCGGAACCTTTTCGCTGGCAAACCTCGCCACGATGTCCAGCGCGAGATCAACCGCGTTCAACTCGATATGAGCCAGCGCGTGCAACAGGGCGATGCGGCCCTGTTGCGTGTTGAGGTTACGCTTCTTAACGAGCCGGGGCGGTAGCAATTCAGGTTTTGCGGGCCGTCCCGGCCTTTCTGCAACCGGCTCGTCGAGCGGTGAGCGCAGTGAAACGGCGCGCGCATGCCAACGCCGCGCGGCCTCTTGTGCGATCGCTGTCTTGATATCGAGGTCGCTTGCCCGAATGGCCTTGTTGGCGCCGTCGCGCAGCGACCTGAACGATATGGTGTCGCTTTCAGACATCATGCGCGTTCTTCAGCAAGATAATTTGCCGAAGCAGCCTACCCGCCGACGGCTTCGAGAACGGCCTCGGCGTGCCCCGGAACTTTAACCTTGCGCCAGATTTTTTCGATATTACCGTTTTCGTCGATGAGAAAAGTTGAACGCTCTACGCCCATGTATTTCCGGCCGTACATGCTTTTTTCAACCCAGACCCCATAGGTCTGCAGGGTTGTCTTTTCCTCATCAGAAGCCAGCGGGACGGAGAGTTCGTGTTTTGCGATGAACTTGTCGTGCTTTTTCACGCTATCGGGAGACATGCCCAGGATAGCCGTCCCCGCAGCCTTGAATTTGTCCTCAAGTGCAGTGAAGGCAATGGCCTCGGCCGTGCAGCCGCTGGTGTCGTCTTTCGGGTAGAAAAAGAGAACCAGTTTACGGCCGGAATAATCGGAAAGGGCCACTGTCTCGCCACCATCTCGCGGCAAGGAAAATTCGGGCGCCTTCATGCCTTCGGCAAGTTCAGTCATCAGGTATGCTCCCCTCTCGTTCTGGTAAGCTGTTGCTAGGATTGCCGAGCTATATATAGTTGGAGTTAGAATCGTCCAATTCCCGAAGCCACAAAAAAGGGACATGGACGTGGCAGTTGTGTGGCATTGGAAGCGCAATCCATGACAGACACACATGGCGGACGAAAAAGAGGCAGGCGGCGCGACTCGGTCGTGCTGCACAAAATGCCGTCTGCAAACGCCCATGAACCGATCATCGTGAATACGCCGGCCCGGTTCGGACTGCTTCATCATTTTGCCAAGGGGTTTGGCATTCTTTCCGCACTGGTCATCTTGTTGCTGGTGGGGACTCTGGTGCTTCTGGAGAGCGGAGCCGCTGACGGTGCCCTGACAGGTCGGGCACAGGCCCTACTGCAAAATGCCGCAGGCGATCAGTATCAAGCGACAGTCGACAATACGCGGATCAGGCTGGCCAAGCGCGGAATGGTGGCGCTGGAGGCACGAGATGTGGGACTTCGGCGGGTCGCAGATGGTGTAGAGGTACTCCACGCGGAGAAGGCGAAAATCGCCTTGCAGATCCTGCCGCTTTTGTCCGGTCAACTTGAGATTTCACACATCGAGATCGTAGGGGGTCTTGTAAACGCCGCGGAAACGGAAGGACCCGGTCAGGCTGCCGAAAATGCGCAGAGGGAGCCTTTTCAGATCGCCAATCTCGAGCCGGTGACCGACCAGGCACTGACCCTTGTACGGTCTTTGTCTACAATGCTTGAGGATCGCGGAACCCGTTCGGTATTCCTGTCTGATATGACGCTGGACGGCGTTGCCGGCGGAGGCAGTTCGCTGACGGTCCGTTCGGCGGAGGTTTCCCGCGATGGTGCAGGCGGGATCGAGGTGCAGGCGGGTCTCGATTTCGCCGGCCAGGAGATTGACATCAAGGCCCACGCGGCTCCGGCTGGATCCAATGGCGACCGGACACAGCTCGATGCGCAGGTCACAGGCGTGCATCTTGGCAAAATGATCCGGGGACTTTCCAATAACCCCGAGCGGAAGTTTCGCCTTGAAAGCGATGTTGAGATCGATTTGACCGCGCTCAGCCGAGGTGCCGGACAGTTGTCCGAATTGAGCGCCGACCTGGATTTCTCCGCCGGCGAGTTGTTTATGGATGGCGTTGCCGCCGACCTGAGGCCGAGCCGCGTTAATGTCGCCATGGACACAAAGCGGAAATCCATAGAGATTCGATCGTCCAGGCTTGCTATCGGCAAATCCTCCTACAGTTTCAACGGCGGCATCATCGACCTGCTTAGTTTGCCTGACCAGAAGGACGAGGGTATCGCGATTGACCTTCTTGTGGATCGGGCCACGGTGGCTCCAACCGATTCAAGTGAACCTGCGATCGACGTTGCCATGAAGGCTTTTGCGCGCTTCGTTAGAGCGGAGAGGCGGCTTTATGTTGACGAGTTCATTGTTACGAGCAAGCAGGGCAGCATGTTCTCCTCGGCCAGTGTACAGCTTTCCGACACCAGCCCCGAAGTCAGTTTTGTCGCCAATATCGACCGGATGGATACCGCCTCGGTCAAACAGTTGTGGCCCTACTGGATCGCCAAGATGGCCCGGTCCTGGGTTTTGCAGAACCTGTTCGGCGGTACAGTGCATGATGGCCAGATAAAGGTCTTTATTCCCGAGGGACGCATGGCGGCGGCGCTGCCCAACGCGCTCCATCTGGATGATCAGCAGCTTCAGATCGATTTCGATATCAAGAATGCACGGTTTGATGTTGCGGGCGATATTCCGCCGGTCAGGAACGCCGACGGGTTGTTCAGCCTGCGCGGTAACAGGATGGAACTCAAGATCGACAAGGGCACCTCCTACTTTGCCTCAAAGCGCAGCGTCGAGGTTTCAAACGGTCTTTTTGTCATCGGAAAAACGGATGAGCGCCCGCTGATGGCGGAACTCGATATCGAGGTTTCGGGAGAAGCGGCAGCGGTCGCGGAACTGATCTCCTATCGCCCGATCAATGCCTTGGAGCGCACACCCTATAAAGCCGATGATTTCGAGGGAACGGTCAGTTCGAAAGTTCATGCCGTGTTTGGCCTCGTTCATAAGCAAAACCCGCCGAGCCCGGTCTGGGATGTGTCGCTCGATCTTGATGGCGTCAGTATCGGGCCGAAGGTCGACGGCGTGAAAGTGACCAATGCCACCGGAAAAATGCATGTCGACACGACAACGATCAAGATTGATGCGCAGGCTGAGTTGAACGGCATTCAGTCGCAACTTGATTTTACGGAGCCGCTGGAAGCCGGAAACGGCGTTGCTTCGGACCGGACCGTCAAGTTCCAGATCAGCGAAAAGGATCGGGCTGAGTTTGCCCCGCAACTTAATGAATTGATCAAGGGCACGGTGTTTCTGAAGGCCAAGCTGGGCAAAGAGGGCCGGCAGGCGTTTGATGCAGACTTCACCGAGGCCAAGTTGATCCTGCCGTGGATCGGATGGTCGAAGGGAAAGGGGATCAAGGCGACCGCCACTTTCGACCTTGTGCCGCAAGAGACCGGCGGCGAAGAGGCAACTGCCCGGGACGAGACTGACGAAGAAGAGCGCAAGGGATTGGGGTTGCCCGGTGCGTTCACGATAAAGGATTTCAATCTGGCGGGAGAGGGTTTTGCGGCCAGAGGCAATCTGGAACTTAGAAACGGGCAATTGATCAACGCCGATATTTCGCGCGCATCGCTGAGCCGGGACGATGAATTCTCCGTAGACGTGACCAGAAAAGGCAGCACCTTTGTGGTCAACGTTTCGGGTAAGGCTGTGGATCTGCGATCGTCGATAAAACATCTTCTGGCCGACGGGGAAGGCGAATCCACCGAAACGTCGCAAGAAAAAGTTGAACTGAAAGTCAGGACCGACCGCGCCATTGGCTTCGGCGGCGAGACGGTCCAACCATTCAAGATGGATTATGTCGGGCAAGGCTCCAAAATTTTGGGGCTTGATCTGCAAACCACGACATCAGGCGGGAAGAAGATTGATGCCGTGGGCAAACATGATGGATCAAGTCTCGTCCTGACAATCAGCAGCAAGGATGCGGGTGCCGCTGCGCGCTTTGCAGATATATACAGCAAGATTCGGGGCGGCACGCTGGACATCCAGTTGGTCAGGTCCGGCAACGGGCCTTATGTGGGTACCGTTGATATAAATGATTTCAGCGTCGTGAATGACGAGCACCTTCAAAAACTCGTATCAACACGACCGCAAGGAGGTGAAAGCCTCAATGAAGCCGTTCGCCGGGATATCGATGTCAGCCGTGCCTATTTTCAATATGCCTTTGCGCGCATTGATATGGGCAAGGGTTTCCTGCACCTGAGCGACGGCGTCGCGCGCGGCACGGAGGTTGGCTTCGCCTTCCAGGGCGATGTTTATGATTCTGATACAGGTATGGATATCACCGGCACGTTCATGCCGGCCTATGGCCTTAACAGATTATTTGGCGAGATACCTGTCCTGGGTATTATTCTCGGCAATGGCCGCGACCGTGGTCTCATCGGCATCACGTTCCGCCTGACCGGAAGTTTCGACGATCCGACGCTGGCCATCAATCCGATTTCTCTTATCGCGCCTGGAATATTCAGGTCGATTTTCCAGTTCCGCAACGACAGCACCAATGTCGATGCCGAGGGTAAATACAATTTCAGAAGCGAGACACGCTAGTCGCGCCAGCAGTTCAAAGCGGCCTGACGAGCATATGCTTCTTCTTGCCTAGGGAAAGCTTGATTATTCCGTCTTCGGTCAGATCCGACTTGTCGACCGCGCGCCGCTCATCCGTGACCTGTTTGTCATTGACCTTCACGGCGCCGCCTTTCACATGACGTCTTGCCTCGCCATTGGAGGCCGCAAGACCGGCAGATACGAACAGGTTCAGCAGGCCGATACCGGCATCGAGTTCCGATGCCGGGATCTCGATTGTCGGAAGATTTTCGGCTGCCAGGCCTTCCTCGAAGGTTTTGCGTGCAGTCTCGGCCGCTTCTTCCGCCGCCTTTCGACCGTGTAGAATCGCGGTGACTTCCGTTGCCAGGGTCTTCTTGACCTCATTGATCTCGGAGCCGCCCAGTGCCTCGAGCCGCGCAACTTCGTCCATCGGCAAGGTCGTGTAGAGCTTGAGGAAGCGCACGACATCGGCATCTTCCGTATTGCGCCAGTATTGCCAGAAGTCATAGACGCTGAGGAGATCGGCATTGAGCCATATGGCGCCTGTTGCCGATTTTCCCATCTTGGCGCCGGATGAGGTGGTCAGCAGCGGCGATGTGACCGCGTAGAGCTGCGGCGTACCCAGGCGGTGACCAAGATCGATGCCGTTGACGATGTTTCCCCATTGGTCGGAGCCGCCCATCTGCAGCCGGCATCCGGTGCGCCGGTTCAGTTCGACAAAGTCGTATGCCTGCAGGATCATGTAATTGAACTCAAGAAAGGACAGGGACTGTTCCCGGTCAAGGCGCAGTTTGACGGAATCGAATGAAAGCATGCGATTAACGGAGAAATGACGCCCGACATCGCGCAGGAATTCGACATAATTGATGCCCATCAGCCAGTCGGCATTGTTGACCATCAAGGCATCGGTCTCACCATCTCCGAATGTCAGGTATTTGGAGAAGCACGCCCGGATACCGGAGAGATTTTCCTCAATCTTTTCAGGCGTCATCAATTGCCGCGCTTCATCCTTGAAGCTCGGATCGCCGATCATGCCGGTACCGCCGCCCATCAGCGCGATCGGGCGATGCCCGGTCTGTTGCAGCCAGTGCAGCATCATGATCTGGATGAGGGAACCGGCATGCAGGCTCGATGCGGTTGGATCGAAGCCGATATAGGCGGTGACCGTCTCCTGGCGGAACAGGTCATCAAGTCCGTTGTTATCCGATGTCTGATGGATGAATCCGCGCTCG
This portion of the Hoeflea prorocentri genome encodes:
- a CDS encoding ferritin-like domain-containing protein, whose protein sequence is MMSESDTISFRSLRDGANKAIRASDLDIKTAIAQEAARRWHARAVSLRSPLDEPVAERPGRPAKPELLPPRLVKKRNLNTQQGRIALLHALAHIELNAVDLALDIVARFASEKVPLTFFDGWMQVAYEEAKHFNLIRARLRALGADYGDLPAHDGLWQAAHDTRNDLNARLAVVPLILEARGLDVTPPLQAKMVQTGDTESAAILDIIYNDEKKHVAVGAKWFRFLCHRQRKNPEETFKKLVRANFRGQLKAPFNDVARAEAGLTPSFYRNLTSTNAS
- a CDS encoding M23 family metallopeptidase, whose product is MSQSSVGRVFGKRTKQHTIILASGDQIRHWTVRPWMLGVTASVLAVFAIGYLLGTTYLVLRDDLIGAAMARQAHMQHAYEDRIASLRSQVDRITSRQLLDQQLMDDKMTRLLEQQAMLSTRHGRLDMLLKRAEIVEFVPEQIPVPTARPDQADVAKPLRRADTPVEGKSARLEPAVEDTQIRTGKLAFAAPPARQAETIFDNVIGTLNTIEQEQFKKVQVLTSNAYQNAETIRSILLQTGIPANLQNAVGGPFISAEKPSAFDSSLNHLGDALETLEQAKSLARQVPVAHPVPNHPVSSRFGKRKDPFFKRLAHHAGIDFKTPYGQSIFSTGNGKVVKAGRKGGYGKMIEIDHGNGITTRYAHLSRIQVKVGETVEAGDRIGAAGSTGRSTGPHLHYEIRLNNVAVNPQRFLTAGEQLSNYL
- the tyrS gene encoding tyrosine--tRNA ligase, with amino-acid sequence MSAFKSDFLHTLSERGFIHQTSDNNGLDDLFRQETVTAYIGFDPTASSLHAGSLIQIMMLHWLQQTGHRPIALMGGGTGMIGDPSFKDEARQLMTPEKIEENLSGIRACFSKYLTFGDGETDALMVNNADWLMGINYVEFLRDVGRHFSVNRMLSFDSVKLRLDREQSLSFLEFNYMILQAYDFVELNRRTGCRLQMGGSDQWGNIVNGIDLGHRLGTPQLYAVTSPLLTTSSGAKMGKSATGAIWLNADLLSVYDFWQYWRNTEDADVVRFLKLYTTLPMDEVARLEALGGSEINEVKKTLATEVTAILHGRKAAEEAAETARKTFEEGLAAENLPTIEIPASELDAGIGLLNLFVSAGLAASNGEARRHVKGGAVKVNDKQVTDERRAVDKSDLTEDGIIKLSLGKKKHMLVRPL
- a CDS encoding DUF3971 domain-containing protein; this translates as MTDTHGGRKRGRRRDSVVLHKMPSANAHEPIIVNTPARFGLLHHFAKGFGILSALVILLLVGTLVLLESGAADGALTGRAQALLQNAAGDQYQATVDNTRIRLAKRGMVALEARDVGLRRVADGVEVLHAEKAKIALQILPLLSGQLEISHIEIVGGLVNAAETEGPGQAAENAQREPFQIANLEPVTDQALTLVRSLSTMLEDRGTRSVFLSDMTLDGVAGGGSSLTVRSAEVSRDGAGGIEVQAGLDFAGQEIDIKAHAAPAGSNGDRTQLDAQVTGVHLGKMIRGLSNNPERKFRLESDVEIDLTALSRGAGQLSELSADLDFSAGELFMDGVAADLRPSRVNVAMDTKRKSIEIRSSRLAIGKSSYSFNGGIIDLLSLPDQKDEGIAIDLLVDRATVAPTDSSEPAIDVAMKAFARFVRAERRLYVDEFIVTSKQGSMFSSASVQLSDTSPEVSFVANIDRMDTASVKQLWPYWIAKMARSWVLQNLFGGTVHDGQIKVFIPEGRMAAALPNALHLDDQQLQIDFDIKNARFDVAGDIPPVRNADGLFSLRGNRMELKIDKGTSYFASKRSVEVSNGLFVIGKTDERPLMAELDIEVSGEAAAVAELISYRPINALERTPYKADDFEGTVSSKVHAVFGLVHKQNPPSPVWDVSLDLDGVSIGPKVDGVKVTNATGKMHVDTTTIKIDAQAELNGIQSQLDFTEPLEAGNGVASDRTVKFQISEKDRAEFAPQLNELIKGTVFLKAKLGKEGRQAFDADFTEAKLILPWIGWSKGKGIKATATFDLVPQETGGEEATARDETDEEERKGLGLPGAFTIKDFNLAGEGFAARGNLELRNGQLINADISRASLSRDDEFSVDVTRKGSTFVVNVSGKAVDLRSSIKHLLADGEGESTETSQEKVELKVRTDRAIGFGGETVQPFKMDYVGQGSKILGLDLQTTTSGGKKIDAVGKHDGSSLVLTISSKDAGAAARFADIYSKIRGGTLDIQLVRSGNGPYVGTVDINDFSVVNDEHLQKLVSTRPQGGESLNEAVRRDIDVSRAYFQYAFARIDMGKGFLHLSDGVARGTEVGFAFQGDVYDSDTGMDITGTFMPAYGLNRLFGEIPVLGIILGNGRDRGLIGITFRLTGSFDDPTLAINPISLIAPGIFRSIFQFRNDSTNVDAEGKYNFRSETR
- the bcp gene encoding thioredoxin-dependent thiol peroxidase encodes the protein MTELAEGMKAPEFSLPRDGGETVALSDYSGRKLVLFFYPKDDTSGCTAEAIAFTALEDKFKAAGTAILGMSPDSVKKHDKFIAKHELSVPLASDEEKTTLQTYGVWVEKSMYGRKYMGVERSTFLIDENGNIEKIWRKVKVPGHAEAVLEAVGG